The following coding sequences are from one Sphingobium sp. Cam5-1 window:
- a CDS encoding (2Fe-2S)-binding protein, giving the protein MVVCICNAIREKDLKEAVRGGADTPCSAYARLGRRPKCGQCVPFARTLIAAERATA; this is encoded by the coding sequence ATGGTCGTCTGTATCTGCAATGCCATTCGCGAAAAGGATCTGAAGGAAGCCGTTCGGGGCGGCGCCGACACCCCGTGCAGCGCCTATGCTCGCCTCGGCCGTCGACCGAAATGCGGCCAATGCGTCCCTTTCGCCCGCACGCTGATAGCGGCCGAACGCGCGACCGCCTGA
- the bfr gene encoding bacterioferritin, whose product MKGDSKVIDYLNEVLKNELTAINQYFLHYRMLDHWGIEKLAKFEYEESIDEMKHADKVAERILFLDGLPNFQLLGRLKIGETVEEVLKADLELEYEALPVLKDAIAHCETVRDYVSRDLFQSILESEEEHVDTLETQFEMIERMGIQNYIQLQSKAREE is encoded by the coding sequence ATGAAGGGTGACTCAAAAGTCATCGACTATCTCAACGAGGTCCTCAAAAATGAGCTGACCGCGATCAATCAATATTTCCTGCATTACCGGATGCTCGATCATTGGGGCATCGAGAAGCTCGCCAAATTCGAATATGAAGAGTCGATCGATGAGATGAAGCATGCCGACAAGGTAGCGGAACGCATCCTCTTCCTCGACGGCTTGCCCAATTTTCAGTTGCTTGGCCGCTTGAAAATCGGCGAAACGGTCGAAGAGGTACTGAAAGCCGATCTCGAGCTGGAATATGAAGCACTTCCCGTTCTGAAGGACGCCATCGCCCATTGCGAGACCGTGCGCGATTATGTCAGCCGCGACCTGTTCCAGTCGATCCTCGAAAGCGAGGAAGAGCATGTCGACACGCTGGAAACCCAGTTCGAAATGATCGAACGCATGGGCATTCAGAACTATATTCAGCTGCAGAGCAAGGCTAGGGAAGAGTGA
- a CDS encoding (deoxy)nucleoside triphosphate pyrophosphohydrolase, producing the protein MTIIHPLLVVAAALVDADGRVLLQQRPPGKAMAGLWEFPGGKVEESETPEAALVRELEEELGIRTHTSCLAPAAFASEALGDRHLLLLLYVCRKWEGLPEARHATELKWVRPNQMYALDMPPADLPLIGLLDSLI; encoded by the coding sequence ATGACGATCATTCATCCCCTGTTGGTAGTGGCTGCCGCACTTGTCGATGCGGATGGCCGGGTGCTGCTTCAGCAACGACCGCCTGGTAAGGCGATGGCGGGGCTGTGGGAATTTCCTGGGGGGAAGGTTGAGGAAAGCGAAACCCCGGAGGCTGCACTTGTCCGAGAGTTGGAAGAAGAACTCGGCATCCGCACGCACACAAGTTGCCTTGCGCCCGCAGCTTTCGCCAGTGAGGCGCTAGGAGACCGGCACTTGTTGCTTCTGCTCTATGTGTGCCGAAAATGGGAGGGCCTGCCCGAGGCACGGCATGCCACGGAACTTAAATGGGTCAGGCCCAACCAGATGTATGCACTGGATATGCCACCGGCGGACCTGCCGTTAATTGGTCTGCTCGATTCGCTGATTTGA